Part of the Micromonospora rhizosphaerae genome is shown below.
GTGATCCGTCAACGCGCCCGGACCAGCGCGATCGCCGGCGTCGTTCCTCGTTGCAGAAATGTTGCGGCGACCCGTTGACGTGAGCCGCGCCACGTGCCAACGTTCTAGATGAGAACAGCCGTTCGGCTAGCGAACATACCCGGGCTCCCCTTTCACCGGGCCCACCACCCCCGGTCCCCAGGGACCGCCGGACGCGGGAGTTAACCTTCATGCGCCGTTTCATCACCAGTGCCATAGCCGCCGTAGCAGTGCTCACGGTCACCGCCGCATGCGGTTCCTCCGATGCCGGCGGTTCCGGCGAGAAGGCCGGAGGCACTGCCAAGGTCAAGGTCGGGGCCATCCCGATCGTGGACGTGGCACCCCTGCACCTCGGCAAGGAGAAGGGCTTCTTCGCCGAACAGGGCATCGACGTCGAGGTGGTCAACACGACCGGCGGCGCGGCCGCCGTGCCGGGCGTGGTCAGCGGGGAGTTCGACTTCGCCTTCGGCAACCTGGTGTCGCTCATCGTCGCCCGTTCCAACAACCTGCCGCTCAAGGCGATCGCCGAGGGCAACTCCTCGACCGGCCAGCAGGGCAAGGACTTCGGCGGCGTCGTCGTGCCGAAGGACAGCCCGATCAAGAGCGCGGCCGAGCTCTCCGGCAAGACCGTCGCGGTCAACAACCTGAAGAACATCGGCGACACCACGGTCCGCGCGTCCATCCGCAAGGCCGGCGGCGACCCGACCAACGTGAAGTTCGTCGAGTTGGCCTTCCCGGACATGCCGGCCGCCGTCGCCGCCAAGCGGGTCGACGCCGCCTGGATCGTCGAGCCGTTCTTCACCGTGGCGCAGAACCAGGGCGCCCGGGTGATCGCGTCCAACTTCGTCGACACCGCGCCGAACCTCACCATCTCGGCGTACTTCACCACCGAGAAGAACATCAAGCAGAACCCGGACCTGGTGAAGCGCTTCACCGCGGCCATCGAGAAGTCCCTGAAGTACGCACAGGAGCACCCGGCGGAGGCGCGCGCGGTGCTGCTGAAGTACACGAAGATCGACCCGACGGTCACCGAGAAGATCACGCTCCCGAGCTGGTCAGGCCAGATCAACAGGGAATCGGTCCAGACGATGGCCGACCTGATGCTCACCGACGGCCTGATCAAGCAGAAGGTCGACGTCTCGGAGCTGCTCCCGTGACGTCCACGACCACGCTCGCCGCGCCGGCCCGGAAGTCCCGGGCCGGCGCGGCCGGTCGGCTGCTCGGGGGCAGCGCGCT
Proteins encoded:
- a CDS encoding ABC transporter substrate-binding protein, translating into MRRFITSAIAAVAVLTVTAACGSSDAGGSGEKAGGTAKVKVGAIPIVDVAPLHLGKEKGFFAEQGIDVEVVNTTGGAAAVPGVVSGEFDFAFGNLVSLIVARSNNLPLKAIAEGNSSTGQQGKDFGGVVVPKDSPIKSAAELSGKTVAVNNLKNIGDTTVRASIRKAGGDPTNVKFVELAFPDMPAAVAAKRVDAAWIVEPFFTVAQNQGARVIASNFVDTAPNLTISAYFTTEKNIKQNPDLVKRFTAAIEKSLKYAQEHPAEARAVLLKYTKIDPTVTEKITLPSWSGQINRESVQTMADLMLTDGLIKQKVDVSELLP